The Flavobacterium sp. 20NA77.7 genome includes the window CCATCTTACTTCTAATTCAGCAGGCGATGCTGCAAAAGGAATTTTTTCATAATTTACGTCAAGTGTTTCGTTTTCATTAAAATTCAACGGTTTAGAAAGAATAGCAGCATACAATTTCTTAGATTCATCCATTCTTTTTAGCAAACGCGAATAGGTTAAATTGAAAAAAGTTAAATCCTTTTCTTCTAACATATCATCGATTGAAGTTTCATAGGCTTGAAATTCCTCAATATCAGCTTGTAAAAAGAAACGCTTTGTTGGGTCTAAAGACTCAATATAAGATGCATATGCTTTTTTAGAAAAATCATCATCTAGTTTAATAGGCGCATAGTGTCCTTTATCTAATACAAATGTTAATAATTCCATCAACATTTTGTCTTTATCACCATCAACCTGTTTTTTGAATGGGATAAAACCCCACAATAGTGCAGATAATACAGCAACTACTACTAAACTTTTATAATTTCTTTTCATAAATTCAATAAACTTTTCCATTAATATTTTTATAATATCGTACTAAATTAGTCAATTATTGTTCCAAAAAGTTACAACAAAACAAATTTATTATTTTTGAAGTTAATAATGAATAAAAAATAATATTTTAGCAACTAATTTAACACCTACCCTATGAAAGCAAATACAATATTAATTACAAATGATGATGGAATAGCAGCACCAGGCTTAAAAGCACTTGCTGAAGTAATGAAAGAATTGGGAGAAATTACTATTGTTGCACCCGATAGCCCACAAAGCGGAATGGGTCATGCCATTACAATTAACAACACGCTACATGTAGAACATATTACTGGATTTTTAAACACAAATCAAGCCTATACTTGTTCAGGAACACCAGTTGATTGTGTAAAAATGGCTGTACATGAAATTATGAAAAAAAAGCCAAGCATTTGTGTGTCTGGAATTAATCATGGTTCAAATTCCTCCATAAACGTTATTTATTCGGGTACTATGAGTGCAGCAGTAGAAGCGGGAATTGAAGGTGTTCCTGCGATTGGATTTTCTTTTTGTAATTATAGTTGGGAAGCTAATTTTGAACCCTTAAAAAAATATGTCAAAAAAATTACATCCGAAGTATTAAAAAACGGTTTACCTGAAGGTGTAGTATTAAATGTTAACTTTCCAAACACAGAAAAAATAAAAGGAATAAAAATTTGCCGTCAAGCGAAAGCAATTTGGGAAGAAGAATTTGACAAGCGCACTAATCCTATGGGTAAAGAATATTATTGGCTTACGGGCAAATTTGTTAATCACGACAAGGGAGAAGATACAGACGAATGGGCGCTGGCGAACGGTTATATTTCAATAGTGCCGGTGCATTTTGACTTAACCGCTTACCATGCAGTACAACAACTTAATAGTTGGGACTTATAATTTTTTCACAGAATCTCGCTTACGCAATTCCGTTTTAATTACTTCCGTAACATAAATACGTTGTGTTTCAGGATCAAATTCTTCTTCAATTCTTTTAATAAGAAGGGCTGCGGCTTTTTGACCTATTTCAGGTGCGTGTTGACTCACAGTTGATAAGGTTGGGGTTAATCTCCTTGACCATAAACCATCTGCAAAACCAATAAGCGCGACATCATTTGGCACTTGCCATCCTCTTTTAAGTACAGCCTTCATTGCTGCCACAGAGGCATGTTCATCAAGAGCAAAAATAGCATCTGGTTTTTCTTGCAATACATTTTCAAGAGACGCATCAAAATCAGATTCATTCTCGGTAAGCAACATTAAATGAGTATCTAAAATAAATCCTTTATTCATTAATGCATCCTCATAACCTTTTTCTCTTAATTTGCCTACGCTCAAGTTATGTATTGTAGAACATAAAGCTATTTTTTTTGCTCCTGTTTCAAGAAGATAATTAGTAGCATTTAAAGCCGAATCATAATCGTCAACGATAACTTTATCACATTTTAATTCGTTTGAGATACGGTCAAAAAGAACTATAGGCGTGCCTCCTCTTAGCACATCCTTTAAATGATTAATATTGTTTTCTTTTTGCGTTTCTTGTGCCAATGCTAATATAAAACCATCAATAGCACCATTGTCTAACATTTCTAGCATTTGCTTTTCCTTTTGCAAAGATTCATTAGACGTACAAGTAATTAAATTGTATCCTTTTTCATTGGCATACTGTTCAATACCTGAAAATACTTTAGCAAAAAAAGGATTTAGAATATTAGGCAAAATTACTCCTATGGTATAGGAACGTTGATTTTTTAAATTCTTAGCAATACTATTAGGCTTATAATTTTTTAATTGGGCAAATTCTTTAATTTTTCGTTTTGTTTGTTCACTAATTTCAGGGCTGTCACTCAATGCTTTAGAAACTGTTGAGGTAGAAACACCTAATGCTATGGCTAATTCTTTTAAAGTAGCTTTTGACTTCATATTCATTAATTAAGAGTTCAAAAATATAAAAAAATAGTAAACCTTTAACAATCAAGGAAAAAGAATTTTAAATAGTATTTGTAATTTTGATAAATAATTGTACTTTTGCACTCCCTTAATTGGGAATGGAATGTTTAATTAAAATTATTAGCAAAGTGAACACATTAAGCTACAAGACAATTTCAGCTAACAAAGCTACTGCAGACAAGCAGTGGATTGTTGTGGATGCTGAAGGTCATAACTTAGGTCGTTTTGCTTCAAAAGTAGCTATGCTACTTAGAGGTAAATACAAACCAAGTTATTCGCCACATGTTGACTGTGGAGATAATGTAATCGTTATCAACGCAGAAAAAATCAACCTAACTGGTAACAAGTTAGATGACAAAACGTACATCAGACACACAGGTTATCCAGGAGGACAAAGAACTTTAACAGCTAGAGTTCAACAGCAAAAAAATCCTGCTATTTTAGTAGAGAAAGCTGTAAAAGGAATGTTGCCTAAAAACAAATTAGGAGCACAATTATTCCGTAATTTAAATGTATATGTAGGTACAGAGCACAAACACGCAGCTCAAACACCTAAAACCGTTAACCTAAACGATCTTAAGTAATGGGAGTTATTCACAAAATCGGTAGAAGAAAATGTGCCGTAGCACGTGTTTATGTTACAGAAGGATCTGGAAACATTACAGTTAACAAAAGAGAATTTGCAACTTACTTCCCTACTGCAACATTACAGTATAAAGTAATGCAACCGTTAACAATGACAAACAACGAATCTAATTTCGATGTTAAAATCAATGTATATGGTGGTGGTGCAACTGGTCAAGCAGAAGCCGTGAGAATGGCTATTGCAAGAGCAATGTGCGAAGTAGAGGCTGAAAACAGAAGCATCTTAAAACCAGAAGGATTACTTACAAGAGATCCAAGAATGGTAGAGCGTAAAAAATTCGGTCAGAAGAAAGCTCGTAAGAGATTCCAATTCTCTAAACGTTAATATTTATTATTTATTAAAATTGTTGTTATTATCTCTGCAAAAAGAGGTTAGTTTAGCATCTAAATGGTTAAGACCGAAACATTCGCTACTTAATCATTGCTAAGTCAACAGAACGTAAACTATTACAAAAATGGCAAACAAAGTAGAAGTAAAAGAATTATTAGAAGCAGGTGTTCATTTTGGACACATGACTCGTAAATGGGATCCAAACATGGCTCCTTACATTTATATGGAGCGTAATGGAATTCACATTATCAATCTTTATAAAACTGCAGCAAAAATCGAAGAGGCTAACGAAGCTTTAAAGAAAATCGCTGCTTCAGGTAGAAAAGTATTATTCGTTGCTACAAAAAAACAAGCTAAAGACATCGTGGCTGAAAAAGCTGCCGCTTGTAACATGCCTTACATCACTGAAAGATGGCCAGGTGGCATGTTAACAAACTTCGTTACTATCAGAAAAGCAATTAAAAAAATGTCTTCGATTGATAGAATGAAAAAAGACGGTACTTTCAACACGTTATCTAAAAAAGAGAAATTACAAATTGAGCGTTTAAGAGCTAAGTTAGAAAAAAACTTAGGTTCAATTGCTGATATGACAAGATTACCAGCTGCGCTATTTGTAGTAGATATTAAAGCAGAACACATTGCGATTAAAGAAGCAAAGAAATTAAACATTCCAGTTTTTGCTATGGTAGATACAAACTCTGACCCACGTCAAGTAGAATTTGTTATCCCAGCTAATGACGATGCTTCAAAATCAATCGACAAAGTTTTATCTTTAGTAACTGCTTCAATTGTTGAAGGTTTATCTGATAGAAAAGCTGAAAAAGATGAGCAACCAGTAGAAGCTCCAGCTGTACAAGCTGAAGCAGCTGCTAGTGAAGAATAAAAAATATAAAAGTTCCAAAAAATAAATTCCAAATTCCAAGCACTAAATATAAACATATTAGTACATCATTTGGAATTTGGGATTTACTGATTGGAACTTCTTTTTTTACAAAACACAATACAATTATTAACTTATAAAAATAAATAAAATGTCAATCACTGCTGCTGACGTAAATAAATTAAGAACCATCACCGGTGCTGGTATGATGGATTGTAAAAAAGCACTTGTTGAAGCTGAAGGAGATTTTGATAAAGCTATCGAAATTTTAAGAAAAAAAGGTCAAAAAGTAGCTGCTAACCGTTCTGATAGAGAATCTTCTGAAGGTGCAGTTATTGCTGCTGTAAATGCTGACAGCACTGTAGGTGTTGTTGTTTCATTAAACTGCGAAACTGATTTCGTTGGTAAAAATGAAGGGTTTATTAAACTAGCAACTGATTTAGCACAACAAGCCTTAAATTATGCTGATAAAGATGCTTTCTTAGCTTCTGACTTTGGTGGAATCACTGTTAATGAAAAATTAATGGAGCAAACTGGAGTTATTGGTGAGAAAATCGAAATTGGTGCTTTCGAAAGATTAGAAGGTGCTTTCATTAATTCATACATTCATGCTGGAAACAGAATTGCTACTTTAGTAGCGCTTTCTGCTAAAGTTGCTGGTGGAGATGAAGCTGCAAGAAATGTAGCTATGCAAGCTGCCGCTATGGCTCCTATTGCCTTAGACGAAAACGGCGTAGACGCTTCAATCATTGAAAAAGAAATTGAAATCGCTAAAGATCAATTAAGAGCTGAAGGTAAACCAGAAGCAATGTTAGACAATATTGCTAAAGGGAAAATTGGACGTTTCTTTAAAGATAATACTTTAGTAAACCAAGATTACATCAAAGATAGCTCTATGAGTGTGGCTGCTTATGTTAAAACTATCGATGGTGGTTTAACAGTTACTGGATTTAAAAGAGTTGCTTTAGCATAATTTCTTTAAAATAGTATATCTTTAGACTGTCATTTTTTAGTGGCAGTCTTTTTTTTATGCCTATGGAAACAAAAAACACAAAATGGATTATTCTTTCTGTACTAGCTTTAGTCTGGGGAAGTTCTTTTATACTTATGAAGAGAGGTTTAGACGGCGGTTTAACTCCTTATCAATTAGGTGCATTTAGAATAATTTTCACCTCTCTATTTTTATTAAGTATTGGATGGAAAGAATTAAAAAACATTACAAAAGCAAAAATATTGCCTATCCTTTTTGCAGGTTTATTGGGCAATTTTTTACCAATATTCTTGTTTGCACTAGCTCAAACACAAATTAGCAGCTCCATTAGTTCTACTTTAAATTCATTTACACCATTAAACACATTGCTAATTGGAAGTCTATTTTTTGGACTTACTTTTACAAAGCGTCATGTGTTAGGAATTCTAATAGGAATTATTGGGTGTATAGTTCTTGTATATGCAGGAGCTTCAGGAAACCCTTCTAAAAATTATTGGTATGCGCTTTTAGTTTTATTTGCAACGTGGTGCTATGCTAGTAACATTAATCTAGTAAAAAAACACCTTTCAGATGTTACGCCTTTTACAATTACAGTTGGAAATTTTGCTTTTTTATTGCTTCCCGCATTATGTATACTCTATTTTACAGATTATTCATGGCAAATCACAGCGCTACCTACAAATGATTTTCCCAATTTATTTGGGAGCATTCATCCATTAATTTACGTAGCTATTCTGGGTATAATTGGCACAGGACTAGCAAATATTTATTTCTATAAACTTATACAATTATCCTCCCCTATTTTTGCATCAAATGTGACCTATCTTATTCCTGTGGTGGCTACTTTTTGGAGTGTATTAGACCACGAAGGGGTAACAACTATACAACTCTTTGGTACGCTAATTATTTTAATAGGTGTATATATAACCAATAGAAAATAAAAAAGGAGCTTTTTAAAAGCTCCTTTTTTTCAATTATTTGAATTACAAATTATTCAAAATCTTTATCTGTTACGCCTTCATTGATTTTTACATCTTGAGTAGTGAACTCAATTTCGATTCCTAAGTTTAGGATTGTTTTATAAGGAAACTTAATACCTTTAACTTCTTTATAATCTTCATAATTAGTTGTTTGTGTCATTTTTTGACCTCGTTGTTCTCTTTCTTTTGAAAAAGCAGTTCTCAAACCTGATGTAACATCGTAGAAAAATTTAGACTTACCATACAAAATTACGTAACAATCTTTTCCGTTTACTGCCTCAATACCTTCTAGCTTTAAGTTCTTATCAGTAAGCATTGCTAACTCTTGAAACGGCATTGCTTGCGATTTCATTTCAGCTAAATCATCGCCTTCAATATTTTTCTTTTGCCCTTGAGCTGTTTGATAGGCAACTTTTTCACCAACAACTTGTTTGCTAAGAGTCATGCCTCCCATTCCCATTTCGGCAGCAAAATAACCTTTATTTGAAGACTTTGTAGTCATTTCTAAATTTTGTCCCTGTATAGAACCTTTAGAAATTGTCATCAAGGTTTTTACTTCTTTCAGCTTTTTTTCACCACCAATGGCATCAATATGTTTTTTCACAACCGTTTGTGCTGTAACTCCAGCAGGAACATCTTTTTTAACAACAGGTTTATCAGTTTTAACGCCATATTTATCAAAATAAGCTATAGGCCAACTTTGTTTTTTTGCAGTAGCTTCCAAATTAGGCAATACATCTGCCGCTTTACCCACAATTACCACACGTGTATTATCTGCTAAGAAATATTTATTAGCGGCATTTTTCACGTCTTCTGCTGTAACTGCATTAATATTTTTCACATAATTTTCATAAAAATCTTCAGGTAAACTTTGCGTTTGGATATTTAAAGCATAACGTGCAATTGTAGCTGGTTTTTCAATTTGCATTACAAAATTTCCAATGTATTTTGCCTTTGCATTGCTCAATTCTTCATCAGAAACCAAATCGGTACGCATTCTTTTCAATTCATTGAAAAATTCTACTACTGCACTATCCGTTACCGCATTTCTTACAGAAGCACTAGATTTAAATTTACCTATATATTTTCCAGAATAGATTGAAGAATATGCTCCGTAAGTCCAACCGTGTTTTTCTCTTAAATTTAAGAATAATCTACCTTCACCACCGCCACCTAAAATTTGGTTAGCTATTAATGATGCAAAATATTCTTTATCTGTCATTTTAATAGTAGAAAGATTAATTAAAGAAATCTCTGATTGCACTGCATTAGGCATATCTACAAAATTAATTTGCGAATATTGTACGTCTTTTGGATTCGTATAAGTTAATGATGGAGCTGTAGCCGCTTTCCAATTATCTCCTCCAAATAGTTTTTCGATTTTCTTTTTAACCTCTTTAACCTTAACATCACCTACTACCACTAAATAAGCATTAGCTGGAACAAAATAAGTGTTGTAATTATTAATTACATCTTGTAAGGTTACATTTTTTAGTGTTTCTTCAGAAGTAAATTCACCATTATAAT containing:
- the surE gene encoding 5'/3'-nucleotidase SurE, whose amino-acid sequence is MKANTILITNDDGIAAPGLKALAEVMKELGEITIVAPDSPQSGMGHAITINNTLHVEHITGFLNTNQAYTCSGTPVDCVKMAVHEIMKKKPSICVSGINHGSNSSINVIYSGTMSAAVEAGIEGVPAIGFSFCNYSWEANFEPLKKYVKKITSEVLKNGLPEGVVLNVNFPNTEKIKGIKICRQAKAIWEEEFDKRTNPMGKEYYWLTGKFVNHDKGEDTDEWALANGYISIVPVHFDLTAYHAVQQLNSWDL
- a CDS encoding LacI family DNA-binding transcriptional regulator, giving the protein MNMKSKATLKELAIALGVSTSTVSKALSDSPEISEQTKRKIKEFAQLKNYKPNSIAKNLKNQRSYTIGVILPNILNPFFAKVFSGIEQYANEKGYNLITCTSNESLQKEKQMLEMLDNGAIDGFILALAQETQKENNINHLKDVLRGGTPIVLFDRISNELKCDKVIVDDYDSALNATNYLLETGAKKIALCSTIHNLSVGKLREKGYEDALMNKGFILDTHLMLLTENESDFDASLENVLQEKPDAIFALDEHASVAAMKAVLKRGWQVPNDVALIGFADGLWSRRLTPTLSTVSQHAPEIGQKAAALLIKRIEEEFDPETQRIYVTEVIKTELRKRDSVKKL
- the rplM gene encoding 50S ribosomal protein L13, which gives rise to MNTLSYKTISANKATADKQWIVVDAEGHNLGRFASKVAMLLRGKYKPSYSPHVDCGDNVIVINAEKINLTGNKLDDKTYIRHTGYPGGQRTLTARVQQQKNPAILVEKAVKGMLPKNKLGAQLFRNLNVYVGTEHKHAAQTPKTVNLNDLK
- the rpsI gene encoding 30S ribosomal protein S9 yields the protein MGVIHKIGRRKCAVARVYVTEGSGNITVNKREFATYFPTATLQYKVMQPLTMTNNESNFDVKINVYGGGATGQAEAVRMAIARAMCEVEAENRSILKPEGLLTRDPRMVERKKFGQKKARKRFQFSKR
- the rpsB gene encoding 30S ribosomal protein S2, with the protein product MANKVEVKELLEAGVHFGHMTRKWDPNMAPYIYMERNGIHIINLYKTAAKIEEANEALKKIAASGRKVLFVATKKQAKDIVAEKAAACNMPYITERWPGGMLTNFVTIRKAIKKMSSIDRMKKDGTFNTLSKKEKLQIERLRAKLEKNLGSIADMTRLPAALFVVDIKAEHIAIKEAKKLNIPVFAMVDTNSDPRQVEFVIPANDDASKSIDKVLSLVTASIVEGLSDRKAEKDEQPVEAPAVQAEAAASEE
- the tsf gene encoding translation elongation factor Ts, with the translated sequence MSITAADVNKLRTITGAGMMDCKKALVEAEGDFDKAIEILRKKGQKVAANRSDRESSEGAVIAAVNADSTVGVVVSLNCETDFVGKNEGFIKLATDLAQQALNYADKDAFLASDFGGITVNEKLMEQTGVIGEKIEIGAFERLEGAFINSYIHAGNRIATLVALSAKVAGGDEAARNVAMQAAAMAPIALDENGVDASIIEKEIEIAKDQLRAEGKPEAMLDNIAKGKIGRFFKDNTLVNQDYIKDSSMSVAAYVKTIDGGLTVTGFKRVALA
- a CDS encoding DMT family transporter, with the translated sequence METKNTKWIILSVLALVWGSSFILMKRGLDGGLTPYQLGAFRIIFTSLFLLSIGWKELKNITKAKILPILFAGLLGNFLPIFLFALAQTQISSSISSTLNSFTPLNTLLIGSLFFGLTFTKRHVLGILIGIIGCIVLVYAGASGNPSKNYWYALLVLFATWCYASNINLVKKHLSDVTPFTITVGNFAFLLLPALCILYFTDYSWQITALPTNDFPNLFGSIHPLIYVAILGIIGTGLANIYFYKLIQLSSPIFASNVTYLIPVVATFWSVLDHEGVTTIQLFGTLIILIGVYITNRK
- a CDS encoding insulinase family protein yields the protein MKKFIYIAASLFLTMTMQAQDRPQPKQGPAPTINIKKPVSFTLKNGLKVLVVENNKLPRVSYSLTLDNAPYAEGAKKGVTDLVSAMIGNVTETMSKEQFNEEIDFLGANFDFYASGASASGLSRYSSRILELLADGSLNPVFTQEDFDKEKAKLIEGLKSNEKSVTAIAGRVENVLVFGKEHYNGEFTSEETLKNVTLQDVINNYNTYFVPANAYLVVVGDVKVKEVKKKIEKLFGGDNWKAATAPSLTYTNPKDVQYSQINFVDMPNAVQSEISLINLSTIKMTDKEYFASLIANQILGGGGEGRLFLNLREKHGWTYGAYSSIYSGKYIGKFKSSASVRNAVTDSAVVEFFNELKRMRTDLVSDEELSNAKAKYIGNFVMQIEKPATIARYALNIQTQSLPEDFYENYVKNINAVTAEDVKNAANKYFLADNTRVVIVGKAADVLPNLEATAKKQSWPIAYFDKYGVKTDKPVVKKDVPAGVTAQTVVKKHIDAIGGEKKLKEVKTLMTISKGSIQGQNLEMTTKSSNKGYFAAEMGMGGMTLSKQVVGEKVAYQTAQGQKKNIEGDDLAEMKSQAMPFQELAMLTDKNLKLEGIEAVNGKDCYVILYGKSKFFYDVTSGLRTAFSKEREQRGQKMTQTTNYEDYKEVKGIKFPYKTILNLGIEIEFTTQDVKINEGVTDKDFE